The following is a genomic window from Hymenobacter monticola.
GTAGACGCCGGTGTAGGGGTTGGCCGGGTCGTTGCTCTTGTACACGTACATCGTGCTGCCCACGTTCGGGTGGTCGTTGTCTCCTAACCGCGACCAGTCCAGAGGCGCGGGGTAGGGGTTGCCGAGCAGGGCGTAGCCCGCGTCGGGGGCCGTGGCGTCGGCATTGCGGGCTACGTTCACGGTCATGTCGCCGTTGTTGAGCGCGCCGGTGAAGTTCCAGGTCTGGCCGCCGCCGATGAGGACGGTGTAGCCCCGACCCACGGCCAGCGGGTCGCTGGTGGTGTTGGGCGAGAACCAGCCCTTGTCGAAAGCGTTCAGGTTGTTGTTCGTGGTGGCCAAACGGCTTTGGTCGTAGCCGTACACGGTGGGGAAGGACTGCACGAGCAGCGGCGTGGCCGAGGTGTTGTAGGCCGGGTTCACCACGGGCGTGAAGCCACTCGTCGTCAGGCTGGCCACCGTGGCATTGCCCACCGCCGCCGAGACGTGGCGGTAGCCCAGGTTGGGGTTCAGGCTCGGGTCGATGTAGCGCTGCACCGTCACGGTGCCGTTCACCACGTTGCCGCCGTTGTTCACCACCATGGCCGTGCCGCTGGCGTTGGACTGCAGGGTGAAGGCGTTACCGTTGGTCGTGAAGTTGCCGTCGAGCGTGAGCACGCGCTGTACCGTCGCGCCGGCCGAGGTGGCCAGCAGCGCGCCGTTGGCGCCCACCGTCAGGTTCCAGAAGCGGGCCGTGCCGCTGCCCACGATGCTACTAAATGCCGTGGCGCCCAGGCTCACCGTGCCGCCCGTGGGCTGGAACGTGCCGTTGTTGGTCAGGTCAGCCGCGATGGCCATCGTGCCGCCCGTTTGGGTGAGGGCGGCCCCTGCGTCAATGGTCAGGCTGCGCATGACAGCCGTGCCGTTGGTGATGAGCGGGAAAGTCGGCACCGAAGCGGGGATGGTTACATCCAGCGTGCTGGCGGGCACGCCTGCCGTCCAGTTGCCGGCCGTATACCAGTCGTTGTTCACCGCCCCCGTCCAAGTCGTGGCCGCGGCCACAACGCTAAAGGCCAGCCCGTTGCTAGTGCCGCCGCTCGTCGTCACCGTTACCAGGCCGCTGCTGGCGCCGATGGGCACGGTGGCCGTCACGGTGGTGGCATTTACTACGGCGAAGGTGGCGGCCGCCGTTCCGTTAAAGCTCACCCCAGTGGCTCCCGTCAAGTTGGAGCCCGTGAGCGTCACACCCGCGCCCACCGGCCCACTGCCGGCGCTTATGCCAACGAGGGTGGGTGCGGCGGGCACGGTCGTGGTGTTCAGCAGTACCCCAACCGTACTAGTACCTGCCGCAAGCAGGTCCGGCTTGCCGTCGCCATTCACATCGGCCACCGCAACGTCGCAATGCCGCACTGGCCCCGCCGGGCTAATAGGCCCTCCTGTTGTGCTGTACAAACTGAAGGCGCCGAAGGTGCCATTGCCGTTGCCCACTAGCACCGAGGCAGAATTGGTGTTTGAATTGGCTGTAATCAGGTCTAGATTGCTGTCGCCATTTACGTCGGCCGCGACAATTTTTTTGGGGCCATCTCCCGTGATGCCGAAAGCACAGACGCAATTCCCCGTACCAAAATTAGCAGGGGGGCCAAAGCTGCCCGTGCCCGTACCCAATAACACCCCGGCCGTGGAATTGCCCACGTTAGCCGTAAGCACGTCCAACTGACCATCGTTGTTTACGTCGGCTATAGCCAGCCCTTGAGGAACACTGCCTACTCCTGGCACTACTCCTGTAACGAAAGTATTTCCTCCGCTAAAGCGGCCCGTGCCCGTACCCAGCATTACCTTGACCGTATAATACGAGTTGGTAATAACCACGTCTAGCTTACCATCGTTGTTCACGTCGGCCACCGCCAAGTGTTCGGGACTGCCCTGATAGTACTGGACCACTGCTTGGAAGGTGCCATTGCCATTGCCCAATAGCACCGAAACGAAGCCGTTGTATTTATCAGTTGTAATTACGTCCAGATTGCCGTCGCCATTTAGGTCAGCCACCCCCAAGTCATCAAGAATACTATTCGGTCCTGTGCTGAATGAAGTAATGGCGCCGAAGGCCCCATTTCCATTGCCCAATAGGACCGAAACAGAGCTGTTGCCATTATCGGCTATAATCAGGTCCAGCTTGCCGTCGTTGTTCACGTCGGCCGCTACAATACCACTGGAGGGGAAGTTGGTTGCGATGCCGTACGTCACGGCGGGCGCAAAGCTGGCCGGCGTCTGAGCCTGCACCGCGCCGGCCGTAGCCAGTCCCAGCGCCAGTGCTACCACAGGGCTTGCCAGCCGCGCGGGCAGGCACCGAAAGGAGGATAATTGCTTCATGCGGAATAAGTAAAACAGTAGTTAATCTGATGCCGAGCATCCGCGCAGCCTGATAAAGGTCGGCAGCAAAGATTAGGTATTGAATGAAAGAAACATGTTTATTTATCGCTGTCCCGGCGCGGGTGGGACACCCCGCGGCCTCGGCAAGGGCGCAGCCACCGTTATTTGGGCATTATGCCGCGCCGGCGAAGACGCCCTTGCCATTAGTAGGGTGTTGTCATGCCGCTTCGGCAAAAGGCGCTCTATCGGCATTAGGGCATCATGCTGCTTCGGCGAATGGGCTCCTGATTCCGGCAAAGCATCCTGCCGTAGCAGCGAAGGCGGCCCTGCCCCGAGCAGCTGGCCCCTTGGTTCCCACACCACGGGCCTTGCGGCAGCTAAGTTGCTGGCGTTCCAGGTGCAGCCGACGCATATATTGATAAACAATCGTGTCTTTGCGGGGCGTTTGTGCCTGCAATGCACCGTCCCATTTCCCGGCGCGCAATCTACCCATATTCGAACCGACCTCCTTCTTCGTCCCCTATTTTTTCGCCACCAAGGACGTGACCCTGCCGCGCCTGCATAACTTCTCCGTCGATGCCATCCAGCGCCTCGGCCTCGACAACCCCAGCGGCGTGTTCACGGCGCTCACGGCCCGCTACACCGCTTTGTTTGGCGCCTAGGCCACCGATGTTGGTACCAGCCAGCTCCGCACCCACGCCCAGCAGATATGGAACCCCTCGCCGACCTGCAGCACCAGTTCGACGAAGACAAGGAACTGCTCAACTACGAGTCCACGAAAATGCCCACCATCCGCCATGATTTCTTTCCCAACGGCCGCAAGGAGTACGCCCAGACCACCCTGCTCACCGCTGAGCTGCTGCTGGCCCGCGCCGCCAAAGCCGCCACCCACGCCAAAACCCTGGGCGCCGACTTTGGCACCACCCGCCACACCGGCTTCCGTGACGCCTTCCGCGACGGCACCGGCTAGGGCGACGAGAAAAATGCCCAAGCCCGCGCCCAGGCCCAGGGTCACCGCCGGGCCCTCACCCTGGTGCCTCACCTATACCGTGAAGCTGGTGGCCGCCCAATTCCCGCGCAACGAGGCCCGCGACGCCGACTGCTTGCGTCTGGGCCTACTGAAAGCCCCAGCTAAAGCCACTAAGACCGAGAAGAACGCCAAGGCCAACGCCTAGCTTATCAGTCGTCGCCCGCACGAAAAAGCCCCTACCGGGTGTCCGATAGGGGCTTTTTGCTGTAGGTACGAGGGGCTGCTACTGCACCACCACGCGCTTGGTAACGGTGCCCGCACTCGTGGTCAGGCGCAGCGAGTACACGCCCGGCGCCAGCCCATTGGTTAGAACCTGGAAGCTGGGGCCGGCCACGGCGGGGCGGCGCACCACCTGGCCCAGCGCGTTGAGCAATTCGGCCGAGGTGGCGGCCCTGCCGGCCGGCAGCGTCACGGCGAAGGCCTCGTGGGCGGGGTTGGGGGCGAGGGCGATGTCAGAGGGGGAGGCGGGGCGGGCGGTGGCCAGCGGGGTGTAGGTGCCGGTGTTGAGGAGGACGGAGACAGTGTTGGAATTAGTATTAGCCGTGACGATGTCCAGGCGACCATCGCCATTTAAGTCGCGAAGTGCCAGGCTGCGGGGATTGGCCCCGGTGGAATAATCCGTCTTAAGCCCGAAAATGCCACCCGGTAAGCCCAACAGGACTGAGGCAGTACCGGCGGAAGTGCTGCTGGCAACGATGTCCAGAAGCCCGTCACCATTCACGTCTCCCAATGCCAAACCAGAAGGATATGGCCCAGTGGGATAATCGACTTTGGGACTGAAGCCCCCACCCGACGAGCCCAGCAACACGGAAACGGATTGTCCCTGCAGATTAGCCGTGACCACATCCAGGCGGCCATCGCCATTCACATCGCTCAGCGCCGGACACGTGGGCTCGGACCCTGTTGGGTAATCGGCAGCCGCGCCAAAGCCCCCGGTAGCCAACCTAGGCAAAACCGATATGGTGGCGGCGTTCGCCGTAATAAGGTCAAGTCGGCCGTCGCCGTTCATATCGCCCAGCGCTGCGCGGGTGGGTCTTTCCCCCATCGGATAATTAACCGCAGGGGCAAGATTACCGCCACCAAGGTTCAGCAAAACCGAGACATCGCCGGGGGTGTAAATGTTGGCGCTGACATTAACCGCAATAACATCGAGCCGTCCATCGCCATCGACG
Proteins encoded in this region:
- a CDS encoding FG-GAP-like repeat-containing protein, encoding MKQLSSFRCLPARLASPVVALALGLATAGAVQAQTPASFAPAVTYGIATNFPSSGIVAADVNNDGKLDLIIADNGNSSVSVLLGNGNGAFGAITSFSTGPNSILDDLGVADLNGDGNLDVITTDKYNGFVSVLLGNGNGTFQAVVQYYQGSPEHLAVADVNNDGKLDVVITNSYYTVKVMLGTGTGRFSGGNTFVTGVVPGVGSVPQGLAIADVNNDGQLDVLTANVGNSTAGVLLGTGTGSFGPPANFGTGNCVCAFGITGDGPKKIVAADVNGDSNLDLITANSNTNSASVLVGNGNGTFGAFSLYSTTGGPISPAGPVRHCDVAVADVNGDGKPDLLAAGTSTVGVLLNTTTVPAAPTLVGISAGSGPVGAGVTLTGSNLTGATGVSFNGTAAATFAVVNATTVTATVPIGASSGLVTVTTSGGTSNGLAFSVVAAATTWTGAVNNDWYTAGNWTAGVPASTLDVTIPASVPTFPLITNGTAVMRSLTIDAGAALTQTGGTMAIAADLTNNGTFQPTGGTVSLGATAFSSIVGSGTARFWNLTVGANGALLATSAGATVQRVLTLDGNFTTNGNAFTLQSNASGTAMVVNNGGNVVNGTVTVQRYIDPSLNPNLGYRHVSAAVGNATVASLTTSGFTPVVNPAYNTSATPLLVQSFPTVYGYDQSRLATTNNNLNAFDKGWFSPNTTSDPLAVGRGYTVLIGGGQTWNFTGALNNGDMTVNVARNADATAPDAGYALLGNPYPAPLDWSRLGDNDHPNVGSTMYVYKSNDPANPYTGVYSFYNNGIGTISPVLPVGQGFFVRVATGQTAGAVTFRNSQRPTAYTPTTYQRTTETRPLVELNLQAAGSAVNDAAFVYFEQGATDNFDARYDAEKLPNPSGLNLSTSLSATQRLSIDGRAPLGTAQRVVPLAVGVPAVGAYTLSAVQLLNLGTTPVYLRDLQSGAVIDLRAQASYSFTVSNASALLTSRFELVFAPQAVLATAPAALAAQVGLYPNPATGTAFVELPAALGRTAVTAELVDVLGRPVRTLTLPAQGTTAHRLPLADLATGVYTLHLKTSAGVIAKKLVVE
- a CDS encoding T9SS type A sorting domain-containing protein, whose amino-acid sequence is MEGSMLSWLILTRAVSILPGLPSGGFGLQADYFTGKSVADVALDDVDGDGRLDVIAVNVSANIYTPGDVSVLLNLGGGNLAPAVNYPMGERPTRAALGDMNGDGRLDLITANAATISVLPRLATGGFGAAADYPTGSEPTCPALSDVNGDGRLDVVTANLQGQSVSVLLGSSGGGFSPKVDYPTGPYPSGLALGDVNGDGLLDIVASSTSAGTASVLLGLPGGIFGLKTDYSTGANPRSLALRDLNGDGRLDIVTANTNSNTVSVLLNTGTYTPLATARPASPSDIALAPNPAHEAFAVTLPAGRAATSAELLNALGQVVRRPAVAGPSFQVLTNGLAPGVYSLRLTTSAGTVTKRVVVQ